Below is a window of Cytobacillus firmus DNA.
TCATACATAGCTATCGCATAAATAGATTGGCCGTCCGCTCTTCCAGTTACATACTCATAATCAATAACTATATTTTCTTTCACCATTCTGGAAATCAGCTCAGCGTGCTGATTCGGATTGTTTCTAAAAAGCTGACTGTACCTCTCCCTCATTTTTTCTTTTCCCCTATATATAACTTCGTCCCCTGGGAATGTCATTACTATAACACTATCACTGTATACTCCCAGAAATTCATCAATGTTATGCTGGTTATAAGCATCTAGCTGCTGCTGAGCAAGCCTTTCTGTTATTACATCCAAATGGTCACCATCTTTCCATGTTTTCTTTCTATCCTAAAGATTTATGGCATGCCAGTCTAGGTTTGTATAACAAAAAAGCATTACACCTAAAAAGTAATGCATCAAGTCGCTATTTTAACAATTTGCTTATTCCTGTAATAACATCAATACCTTTTTTAAAATCATTGTTTGCTGCATTGAGTACTTTTAAATATAGACTTAAAAGGGAAGCGTTTTGTTTCTTTAATTCCGCCACCTCTTTTCGAGTTGCTTTCAACTCGGACTTTATTGCTTTCATTTCTTTCTGCAAGGAAAGAAGTTCTCTATTTTCGGTGTGTTGAGCCTCTTCGATTGCTGCTCCATCTTTATCTTCAGACGGCTTTTGGGAGATTTCTTCGACCAGTCCCATAAGGGAATCATCCTTTAATATCTTATTGGCCATTTTAAATAAAGATCCGAAATTGATATTTTTTTCATCCTTCAGTAAGTTAGCTGCAAGTTTCTCTACAGCCTCAGAGTTATACCGATTTTTATTATTTTCCGGTTTTTCTAATGAATTGTTCATGTTTATTTTCCTCCATATCTATTCCGTCCTACTTCGTTTTCATTCACTATTCTATGAAACTGCAATATATATGAAATGGACAAACATACAGGTTCAAAAATATTTGATGATTTTCTGCATACGAAAAACCCTGGAAGGATACCAGGGTTTTTGTAATTTGATTTAAGCGTCAGATGCAGAGCATCCCAATAGACTGCAAATAGCCTCTACGATGGCACCTTCTGCTGATGGTACAAGAATACTTGCCAATAGTAATACAACGGCTAAAAGAATGACAATTAACACCGTTAATGGTTCTACCATGATGATATCCCCCCTTTAATATCATATAGCAAGGGAACCCTTACGTAGACATGTTATGTTTAAAATTTGGACATGCATAAACTACTATCCCATACTAAAAAAAAAGGCGCTTGTCCATTGGGGATAACTTCATGAAAAGGACCATCATTCAGATTTTTTAGGTTTTTAACGCAAAGTTATTTTGGTGTGATAAAACTATTAAAGGT
It encodes the following:
- a CDS encoding nuclear transport factor 2 family protein — encoded protein: MDVITERLAQQQLDAYNQHNIDEFLGVYSDSVIVMTFPGDEVIYRGKEKMRERYSQLFRNNPNQHAELISRMVKENIVIDYEYVTGRADGQSIYAIAMYEIKEKKIQKVWFVK